One genomic segment of Drosophila melanogaster chromosome 3L includes these proteins:
- the CG42514 gene encoding uncharacterized protein, isoform C, producing MWSAHSENAAQRRNSRSSENSEDNENSASGTVREQRDEAAGRTVLQWAWHVVKSTSVEPTMFLYMFAFMITSVVEQNFFLYKSCRVNRNFTEEICRNLNKPENEEFRTKAMLTNAWFLQWENISAHVFPIILALFLGSFSDRRGRKLPLLMGLVGKFFYSTMIVVNARMTTWPVQNIIYSATLPSALTGADVAIFASCFAYISDISSLQQRTIRVTILDVIYLSAMPMGVALGSHLFYNVFNQSYADMFTVNASLLALAIIYTLCALKWQTTPRQRSLRELGCCGFWGDFFDKQHVKDSLAVLVKPRKGHRRSFLIILLVSMALYTFQRDEGQYLYMYTLGKFDWDVSAYSNFKTFKSSAYVIAMLLAVPLMNKILGWRDTTIIFIGTWAHSIARLFFYFATNTDLLYAGAVVCSLGPIVGPMIRAMTSKIVPTSERGKVFALLSVCDNAVPFISGVCYSQLYRRTQNTNHGGNVFILTIATQIAVFVMILCLHIVLGKNSLAVPEVPEKESGLISQTEAVLEAEIEEHKN from the exons ATGTGGTCG GCACACTCCGAAAATGCCGCACAAAGACGAAACAGTCGGTCTAGTGAGAACAGTGAGGACAATGAAAACAGCGCGTCCGGCACCGTTAGGGAACAGCGTGACGAGGCGGCGGGCCGCACCGTTCtccagtgggcgtggcatgtgGTCAAATCCACATCCGTGGAGCCCACAATGTTCCTGTACATGTTCGCCTTCATGATCACCTCGGTGGTGGAGCAGAACTTCTTCCTCTACAAGTCCTGTCGGGTTAACAGAAATTTCACGGAGGAGATCTGCAGGAATCTCAACAAGCCGGAGAACGAGGAGTTCCGAACGAAGGCAATGTTGACCAATGCCTGGTTCCTTCAGTGGGAGAACATTTCTGCCCACGTTTTCCCCATTATTCTGGCCCTTTTTCTGGGCTCCTTCTCGGATCGGCGGGGCCGAAAGTTGCCCCTGCTCATGGGACTAGTGGGAAAGTTTTTCTACTCCACGATGATAGTGGTCAACGCTAGGATGACCACGTGGCCGGTGCAAAACATCATCTACTCGGCGACGTTGCCATCGGCGTTGACCGGTGCGGATGTGGCCATTTTCGCCTCCTGCTTCGCCTACATCTCGGACATTTCCTCGCTGCAGCAGCGCACCATTCGGGTGACCATTCTGGACGTGATCTACCTCAGTGCCATGCCCATGGGCGTGGCCCTGGGCTCGCATCTCTTTTACAACGTGTTCAATCAGTCCTATGCGGACATGTTCACCGTAAACGCTTCACTACTTGCCCTCGCCATCATCTACACCCTGTGCGCCCTGAAG TGGCAAACGACGCCGAGACAGCGATCGTTGAGGGAACTCGGATGCTGTGGCTTTTGGGGCGACTTCTTTGATAAGCAGCATGTGAAGGACTCGTTGGCGGTGTTGGTGAAGCCGCGAAAGGGTCATCGTCGCAGCTTTCTCATTATCCTTCTGGTCAGCATGGCACTGTACACCTTCCAGCGTGACGAGGGGCAGTATCTCTACATGTACACCCTGGGCAAATTTGACTGGGATGTGAGTGCGTACAGCAACTTCAAGACATTCAAGTCATCGGCCTACGTGATTGCCATGCTATTGGCTGTGCCGCTGATGAACAAGATCCTTGGATGGAGGGATACG ACAATCATTTTCATTGGCACCTGGGCCCATTCGATAGCCCGCTTGTTCTTCTATTTCGCCACCAATACGGACTTGCTCTACGCCGGAGCCGTTGTCTGCAGCTTGGGCCCAATTGTGGGTCCCATGATCCGGGCCATGACCTCGAAAATAGTGCCCACATCAGAGCGCGGAAAGGTATTTGCACTGCTATCAGTTTGCGATAATGCGGTGCCCTTCATCAGCGGTGTGTGCTATTCGCAACTTTATAGGCGCACTCAGAATACGAATCACGGAGGAAATGTCTTCATCCTAACCATTGCCACCCAAATCGCTGTCTTTGTGATGATACT TTGCTTACACATTGTTTTGGGCAAAAATTCACTGGCTGTTCCGGAAGTTCCTGAGAAGGAGAGCGGACTTATTTCCCAAACGGAAGCTGTCCTGGAGGCGGAAATTGAGGAGCACAAGAACTAG
- the CG42514 gene encoding uncharacterized protein, isoform A encodes MSVTGAHSENAAQRRNSRSSENSEDNENSASGTVREQRDEAAGRTVLQWAWHVVKSTSVEPTMFLYMFAFMITSVVEQNFFLYKSCRVNRNFTEEICRNLNKPENEEFRTKAMLTNAWFLQWENISAHVFPIILALFLGSFSDRRGRKLPLLMGLVGKFFYSTMIVVNARMTTWPVQNIIYSATLPSALTGADVAIFASCFAYISDISSLQQRTIRVTILDVIYLSAMPMGVALGSHLFYNVFNQSYADMFTVNASLLALAIIYTLCALKWQTTPRQRSLRELGCCGFWGDFFDKQHVKDSLAVLVKPRKGHRRSFLIILLVSMALYTFQRDEGQYLYMYTLGKFDWDVSAYSNFKTFKSSAYVIAMLLAVPLMNKILGWRDTTIIFIGTWAHSIARLFFYFATNTDLLYAGAVVCSLGPIVGPMIRAMTSKIVPTSERGKVFALLSVCDNAVPFISGVCYSQLYRRTQNTNHGGNVFILTIATQIAVFVMILCLHIVLGKNSLAVPEVPEKESGLISQTEAVLEAEIEEHKN; translated from the exons ATGAGTGTCACGGGG GCACACTCCGAAAATGCCGCACAAAGACGAAACAGTCGGTCTAGTGAGAACAGTGAGGACAATGAAAACAGCGCGTCCGGCACCGTTAGGGAACAGCGTGACGAGGCGGCGGGCCGCACCGTTCtccagtgggcgtggcatgtgGTCAAATCCACATCCGTGGAGCCCACAATGTTCCTGTACATGTTCGCCTTCATGATCACCTCGGTGGTGGAGCAGAACTTCTTCCTCTACAAGTCCTGTCGGGTTAACAGAAATTTCACGGAGGAGATCTGCAGGAATCTCAACAAGCCGGAGAACGAGGAGTTCCGAACGAAGGCAATGTTGACCAATGCCTGGTTCCTTCAGTGGGAGAACATTTCTGCCCACGTTTTCCCCATTATTCTGGCCCTTTTTCTGGGCTCCTTCTCGGATCGGCGGGGCCGAAAGTTGCCCCTGCTCATGGGACTAGTGGGAAAGTTTTTCTACTCCACGATGATAGTGGTCAACGCTAGGATGACCACGTGGCCGGTGCAAAACATCATCTACTCGGCGACGTTGCCATCGGCGTTGACCGGTGCGGATGTGGCCATTTTCGCCTCCTGCTTCGCCTACATCTCGGACATTTCCTCGCTGCAGCAGCGCACCATTCGGGTGACCATTCTGGACGTGATCTACCTCAGTGCCATGCCCATGGGCGTGGCCCTGGGCTCGCATCTCTTTTACAACGTGTTCAATCAGTCCTATGCGGACATGTTCACCGTAAACGCTTCACTACTTGCCCTCGCCATCATCTACACCCTGTGCGCCCTGAAG TGGCAAACGACGCCGAGACAGCGATCGTTGAGGGAACTCGGATGCTGTGGCTTTTGGGGCGACTTCTTTGATAAGCAGCATGTGAAGGACTCGTTGGCGGTGTTGGTGAAGCCGCGAAAGGGTCATCGTCGCAGCTTTCTCATTATCCTTCTGGTCAGCATGGCACTGTACACCTTCCAGCGTGACGAGGGGCAGTATCTCTACATGTACACCCTGGGCAAATTTGACTGGGATGTGAGTGCGTACAGCAACTTCAAGACATTCAAGTCATCGGCCTACGTGATTGCCATGCTATTGGCTGTGCCGCTGATGAACAAGATCCTTGGATGGAGGGATACG ACAATCATTTTCATTGGCACCTGGGCCCATTCGATAGCCCGCTTGTTCTTCTATTTCGCCACCAATACGGACTTGCTCTACGCCGGAGCCGTTGTCTGCAGCTTGGGCCCAATTGTGGGTCCCATGATCCGGGCCATGACCTCGAAAATAGTGCCCACATCAGAGCGCGGAAAGGTATTTGCACTGCTATCAGTTTGCGATAATGCGGTGCCCTTCATCAGCGGTGTGTGCTATTCGCAACTTTATAGGCGCACTCAGAATACGAATCACGGAGGAAATGTCTTCATCCTAACCATTGCCACCCAAATCGCTGTCTTTGTGATGATACT TTGCTTACACATTGTTTTGGGCAAAAATTCACTGGCTGTTCCGGAAGTTCCTGAGAAGGAGAGCGGACTTATTTCCCAAACGGAAGCTGTCCTGGAGGCGGAAATTGAGGAGCACAAGAACTAG
- the st gene encoding scarlet produces the protein MSDSDSKRIDVEAPERVEQHELQVMPVGSTIEVPSLDSTPKLSKRNSSERSLPLRSYSKWSPTEQGATLVWRDLCVYTNVGGSGQRMKRIINNSTGAIQPGTLMALMGSSGSGKTTLMSTLAFRQPAGTVVQGDILINGRRIGPFMHRISGYVYQDDLFLGSLTVLEHLNFMAHLRLDRRVSKEERRLIIKELLERTGLLSAAQTRIGSGDDKKVLSGGERKRLAFAVELLNNPVILFCDEPTTGLDSYSAQQLVATLYELAQKGTTILCTIHQPSSQLFDNFNNVMLLADGRVAFTGSPQHALSFFANHGYYCPEAYNPADFLIGVLATDPGYEQASQRSAQHLCDQFAVSSAAKQRDMLVNLEIHMAQSGNFPFDTEVESFRGVAWYKRFHVVWLRASLTLLRDPTIQWLRFIQKIAMAFIIGACFAGTTEPSQLGVQAVQGALFIMISENTYHPMYSVLNLFPQGFPLFMRETRSGLYSTGQYYAANILALLPGMIIEPLIFVIICYWLTGLRSTFYAFGVTAMCVVLVMNVATACGCFFSTAFNSVPLAMAYLVPLDYIFMITSGIFIQVNSLPVAFWWTQFLSWMLYANEAMTAAQWSGVQNITCFQESADLPCFHTGQDVLDKYSFNESNVYRNLLAMVGLYFGFHLLGYYCLWRRARKL, from the exons ATGTCGGATTCAGATAGCAAGCGGATCGATGTGGAGGCCCCGGAGCGAGTGGAGCAGCACGAATTGCAGGTGATGCCGGTGGGCAGCACCATTGAGGTGCCCAGCTTGGACAGCACACCCAAGCTATCGAAACGGAACAGTTCGGAGAGAAGTCTACCGCTCAGGAGCTACAGCAAATGGTCGCCCACGGAGCAGGGAGCCACTCTGGTGTGGCGGGATCTCTGCGTCTATACCAATGTCGGTGGTTCCGGTCAGCGGATGAAGCGGATCATCAACAACTCAACGGGGGCCATTCAACCGGGCACTCTGATGGCTCTAATGGGCTCGAG TGGCTCTGGGAAAACAACACTCATGTCAACGCTCGCCTTTCGACAGCCGG CCGGGACCGTCGTTCAAGGCGACATTCTGATAAACGGCCGGCGCATTGGGCCCTTCATGCATCGCATCAGCGGCTACGTCTACCAGGATGACCTCTTCCTCGGATCGCTGACTGTTCTCGAGCACTTGAACTTTATG GCACATCTCCGCCTGGATCGTCGGGTGTCGAAAGAGGAGCGTCGCCTCATCATTAAAGAGCTGCTGGAGCGAACCGGCCTTCTTTCGGCGGCGCAAACTCGAATTGGTAGTGGCGATGACAAGAAGGTCCTTTCGGGGGGAGAACGCAAACGATTGGCATTCGCCGTGGAGCTGCTGAACAATCCGGTGATTCTATTTTGCGATGAGCCTACCACGGGACTGGACTCATACAGTGCCCAGCAGCTGGTGGCCACGTTGTACGAGTTGGCCCAAAAGGGCACCACCATACTGTGCACCATCCATCAGCCGAGTTCGCAGCTCTTCGATAACTTTAACAACGTAATGTTGCTGGCCGATGGGCGAGTAGCCTTTACGGGATCACCTCAGCATGCGCTTAGTTTCTTTGCGAATCATGGATACTACTGCCCGGAGGCCTACAATCCGGCAGATTTCCTAATTGGTGTCCTGGCGACCGATCCTGGCTATGAGCAGGCCTCGCAGAGATCGGCTCAACACCTTTGTGATCAGTTTGCCGTCAGCTCGGCGGCCAAGCAGCGGGATATGCTGGTTAATCTGGAGATTCACATGGCCCAGTCAGGCAACTTTCCCTTCGACACGGAGGTGGAGTCCTTCAGGGGCGTGGCGTGGTACAAGCGCTTCCACGTAGTGTGGCTAAGGGCATCGCTGACGCTGCTAAGGGATCCCACGATTCAATGGTTGCGGTTCATTCAAAAGATCGCAATGGCATTTATTATCGGTGCCTGTTTTGCCGGAACCACGGAACCCTCCCAGTTGGGCGTACAGGCTGTTCAGGGAGCACTTTTCATCATGATATCGGAGAACACCTACCATCCCATGTACTCCGTGCTGAATCTCTTCCCGCAGGGATTTCCTCTGTTCATGCGGGAAACCCGATCCGGACTCTACTCCACGGGACAATATTATGCGGCCAATATACTGGCTTTG CTGCCTGGCATGATAATTGAGCCCCTGATATTCGTCATAATCTGCTACTGGCTGACGGGTCTGAGATCCACCTTTTATGCCTTCGGAGTGACTGCCATGTGTGTGGTGCTGGTGATGAATGTGGCCACAGCCTGCGGTTGCTTCTTTTCCACGGCCTTTAATTCGGTGCCGCTGGCAATGGCTTACTTGGTGCCCTTGGATTATATATTCATGATCACCTCGGGAATCTTTATACAAGTGAA TTCGCTACCAGTGGCGTTTTGGTGGACACAATTTCTCTCATGGATGCTGTATGCCAATGAGGCAATGACCGCTGCTCAATGGTCTGGAGTGCAGAATATAA CCTGCTTTCAGGAGAGTGCCGACTTGCCGTGCTTTCACACGGGTCAGGATGTCCTGGACAAGTACAGCTTCAACGAGAGCAATGTCTATCGGAATTTACTGGCCATGGTGGGTCTTTATTTCGGATTCCATTTACTGGGATATTATTGCCTTTGGCGAAGGGCGCGGAAGCTGTAA